The DNA window ATCAATAATAGGTAAATCTTAGAAATAATCTAAgacaattatatataattaattaattaatcataatcAGGATTTCAGTCGTATGacaagagagagattttcgagtttgaaaattcaattattatcaCATTTATAAGCTCTTATAGGTCTAACCATATTTATGGGTCACATCAGCCCTTTCGTGAGAGATGTTTAAGAGACAAAGTCTCTTAAAATTAGGAGGTCTACTCGAGTCATAAGTTGAAAATTGGATCCTTAATAGCTAATGTGAGTATAACTTAATAGTCATATTTATAAGCCACACGATGATGAGCCCTCTCGTGGGGGAGGTTTAGGAGCCCGAGCCTTTTAGAATAAGAGGTATATTCGAGTCATAGATCGAAAATTGGAACCTCAATAATCACATTGATAAGTCACACAACGATGAAGTCTTCTACGAGAAATGTTCAAGAGCTAAAACCTCTTAGAATTACGAGGTCTACTCGAATCATAAGTCGAAAATTGGAACTTTTatgaatataattcaataGTCACGTTTATAAGCCACACGATGATGAGATACTCAAGAGGCTCAGACGAGTATGAGACCTTTGCTGATGTCATCTGATCACTCACCTTCAATTATTTGGTAAGAACGGAAGGGGGAGATAAAAACCGAGGATCaactattaattaatgaaaaacaaaacaatgattaaattaattaatcatgtGTTAATCGAGAAACTTCATTGTAGATTCTGATGTTTATTAAAGCCAAAGCTCCATCTTGCATTTCCGTGTTTGGACATTGAATTGAACTTTCCAGGTTCATCGTCGTCCACCTGATTCTTGATTCTCCATTCATACCTCTTCCCCTTCAGCGTAAGAGTTTCTTCAAACGCTCCCGCCACCCAAATTCATGATCGTTGCCGCTGATTTTcgcttcaaattttcaaaacccaTCTTCGATTCAAAGTTTTAACCTAACCCACTATTTCAATTCTGCCTTTTTGGTTCAGGGTGTAATCCAAAATTTCAGAAGATCGGTTGTTCTTAAGCTCTTGGTTGATGGGCACAATTAAACCGTTTAGGGAATCCTCTAAAGCCTCTTTGAATTCTTCTCATCCTCCGCCGGTGACTTCCTCTACCGCTCGATTCGAGACCGTTAATGTTTCGCATGATTTCAAGATCAATGGGTATTCCCTCAACAAAGGTATGGGAATTGGGAAATACATTACATCGGATACGTTTGTCGTCGGTGGGTACGAGTGGGCTATCTATTTCTATCCCGATGGTAAGAGTATGGAGGACAACGCGGCTTACGTCTCTATTTTCATAGCGCTTGTCAGCGATGGCGCCGATGTTAGGGCTCTTTTTGAATTGACGCTTTTCGATCAAAGTGGAAAGGGGAATCATAAGGTTCATAGCCATTTTGAAAGGAGGCTGGAGAGCGGTCCGTACACCCTCAAGTATCGTGGAAGCATGTGGTAATTATTTTGCTTATTCATTTgaattgttcttgaatgaatGCTTATTTGCTCAAATTGTTCATAATTCTGATCATCCGCTTGTAAGCTGTGGAAGTATCAAAACAGCTTCGATTGAGATATAAAATGAGTAATGTTGACTGAGTTGATTCTAAGGCTCTACACTTGGACTATCACCAACAACGATGAAAATAGGTGGAGCTGATAAAACCATATAGAACACTTCAGTTAATCTTCAATTGCTGAAGATGTAAGATTAGTGGGAGGCTGCACGAAGAGGATCCGTAGTGAAACGTGAAGTAGTGCAAGGTGTTggttaaatttcaaaactatcaAGACTTAAGAAAGTTGTTCTTGAGAATTCCTGTTCCTCTTTATCTTCCAATTCTTGATTAGCAACAGGTGAGCCTTTTTCTTAGTATCCCTTAAGGGCGTGCTAGCATGCGACTTTGACTGGAAACCGTTGGATGCcaggagaaaaagaagaacaatgaaTTAACAAATGATTCCACTACTTGCAAAGAATGTACCATTGAGGTTGTAAGCTAGAGGAGCATGACCCTTTGGATGGTATCACTAGAATTGATTTTCCCATTGATCATCATCCATGCGAAGGATTCGAGCATCCTATGTATTTTTACTTACAAATTTTAGTAAAAGAGATTGGGCTAATTATCAGCCTTGATGATGCCAATTGATCACATCATGGACTTTGAAGAAAAGGAACCTGAGGGATTGATTCGCTACCGTCGATTGTTGTTTGTTTGGCTTAGTAGTTAAAGAGGCAAGTTGGGAACCTAGATACCTTTTAAGTCATGGTACCTACTTAGAATGTTAAAATCTAACTGCCATAGGGTTTTATTGAGGAATTAGGCTAGGACCAAGGATGTACGTGAACCTGCACGCTCATGGTTATCATAGAAGAAATGAGATATCGAGACAACCATCCTTTCAGCCAAACTACTAGAAATATTGTTTTGCTTCATTTGCTAACGGTCTTCATGTATAGACTTTCCAACCACAAAGAAGTATCATCCTTCAATATATGACGGTGGCAGatataggtttttttttttaaaaaagttaatgtGAAAACTTAACTTTCATTGagtaaaaaatgaaggaaCCACGAATTAGAAGCCAAACTACAAGAACAGGCTCCTATCAAGATAAATAAGTCAAGCAAATAATTACGAAAAAGCCTAGAAACCGAAGTCCAGATAGAATCTAACAAGAGACCAAACATCGCAAGAACTCTCACGccttttgaagattttgttgtttctctTGACCCAAAGCTCCACAACATAGCACATTCACCCTTCTGCCACGAAATGGAGAATGAAATGCAATCTATGTTCTAAAGGTGGTAGATATAGAATGTAGTGCTATGTTTCGGGGAAGGTTCAGCATAGTATGTTTGTAGACTAGCTGGTTTAGAtggtttatggatttaatgtTCTTTATGGATGTTAGTTGGTTTTTATTTCTGGTAGGACCATATCTCTATCTAATGAGTCCAATGGATTATTTGTGGATCTAAATGTTTCATTTAGACTATGTCAGTCATCTAtgccttatttatttattgagtttGGTGGATGAAAATATGTTTGTGGATTTGGGAATTCTCTCTCATCTTTCCATTGTGTTACGTTCGATCTGTACTATATTCTTAGGTCCCTTCAATTGCACGTTTTATGTTGATATGAATGTTCAATTGCACGATAGTATGAAGGCTGAAAAGGGGGATATCACTCGTGAATTTGCAGGGGTTATAAACGTTATTTCAAAAGAACGGTTCTGGAGTCGTCAGATTACCTTAAAGATGATTGCCTCTCATTTAAATGTGTTGTTGGGGTTGTTAAATCACAAACGGAGGGGCCTAAAATCTATTCTATAACAGCACCTCCCTCTGACATCGGTCAGCAATTTGGGAAGCTTTTGGAAAGTCGTAAGTGTGCGGATGTTAATTTTGAAGTAGATGGTGAAATATTTGCAGCACACAAATTGGTCATTGCAGCACGTTCACCTGTATTCAGGGCACaactttttggcccattgAAGGATAAGGATACTCGATGCATTAAGGTTGAGGACATTGAGGCTCCTGTATTTAAggttctctttctttctcactcTATCTCTCACATACACAGGCAGATAGGTGCATTTAGTCACATGCAGAGCCTCAAGCATGTTATTGTGCTAAATTCCATGCACTACACTTCTCAGCGAGCAATAAATGCTTTATTTCAATATAGGGTGATAGGAGCCTTATGGAATGAActtcatttataatttataatcttttttctGAACCAACTCTCAAGAGCTGTAATCGGGGATTCAAAGAACCTTTACCTGCGTAGCACGATAGTTTCTTTTAGGGGCAAACTTCACCCCTATAATGTGTGCCGAATCCTTGTAAACTGTTAATGTAAAACGTTACCACTGCCGATgggggaagggaagggaagaaCTTTGGATAAAGTATATTGCATAACtctgaatttcttttttattcgtttctttttattattggaATCTGCAGGCATTACTTCATTTCATGTACTGGGACAATTTACCGGACATGCTTGAGCTTGTTGGTGCTAACTCTAGGTGGGCATCAACTTTGATGGCTCAACATCTTCTTGCAGCTGCAGATCGTTATGCATTAGACAGGCTTAAATTGCTTTGTGAGGCTAAACTCTGTGAAGACATCGCCATAAACACTGTGGCGACTACTTTAGCTTTAGCAGAGCAGCACCATTGTTTCCAATTAAAAGCTGCATGCCTCAGATTTATAGCCATGcctgaaaatttaaaaggtatGCCCATGAAACTGGACTCGATTCTTACCGTTCATGCTCTTTGGTTTCTCCTCTCTGCTTCTTAGCCTCCATAGCTGTTGAGACGAGTAAAATGTGGTTGTCAATTTAGCATAAACTGAAAATCTCTTAGACTTACTGTCAAATGATATAGGCTGTTGGGTTAGtcctttttttctatttgctGTTGAGCTGGGCTCCCGGCATGGTATTGTGACCAATATTTATCTGCAAATATAGACATGCCAGCTAGTTCTGTGGGCTGGATTGTTTGAAGTGATGGAGTTGGATTAAGGTCAGGTGACAGGTATATGGATGTTTTGGAGATGATTGGAGATGATTGAAGGTTTCATTGTGTAGCATTGtttatttcaaacattttgttgatattttgGACTTTGCTCTTCTCCCAAAGGGAAGAACTCATAAGCACCTCCAACAAGGAGCTACCGTCCCTATCTCAAGCTCTACTCACGCCAATCAAGGTTCTCAGACGATTCCGAAGAAATTGAGCAAACTAGCTATCCCATAATAAGTGCTCAAGGGTCCCCTTCCAATGCCTCTTTTGCAGATAATGTACCATTGCAAACACGAAACGAAGGAATAATGCCTTCGGGAATGAACGGTATTCACGTTCTCATGTAAAACCTGCCATGCAAGCATCTTAATCTTCTCCTAGGGCACGCCTGAATGTTATGTGGGATAGAACAAAGACCCAACATTTTGCTTCTTTGTCAGACAGAGGCCTTTAGAAACCTAACGAAAGTGAAGGACTAGAGGAAGATAAACCTCAACTACTTGGCCGAGTTCATACATTCTTCCTTATTTTGCCTTTCCCTTCTNCGTTATTCATGTTCAAGCAAGTTTCAACAATACAATTGTGACTCTTACAGATGTACGGGGTCGGATAATTTCTTGGTCCTCTGCTAGTACTTGTGGATTCAAAGTTCCAAGAAGAGGAACACCCTTTGTTGCTCAAACCGCAGTAGGAAATGCTATTCGGACAGTAGCAGATTAAGGTATGTAACGAGCAAAAGTCATGATAAAGGGCCCTGGTCTTNAGGTTAAGGTGCTTGCATGCAGGTTTTTATATTGGTGTGTGAACACCTTGGATCATATCCAAAGGCATTCTTCCTTTGATTTGCTTCGGCAATGGCGCATTCTCCGCAGAAGACATGGGGAGGACCTTGAGCATTTGTTGTAGGATAACCTTGTTTGGGATGAGTGGAGCTTGAGAGTTGGAGAGGATAGGTTCAGGAGTGAAGCTATGAGCCTGAAGTTACGAGGCGAATAAGGCGGGGGCCAGCCAAAGAAGGTCAGTCGGACTCGGTTAGGACCCTTGATCCGGAGCTCAATCTGGTTCATGAGTAAAAGCAAGAAGGTTCCGGTTCAGTAGCGGATCATCCCGCGAGGATGGTAGCTGGTTGTTGGAGGAGGTGCTTATGAGTTCTCCCTATGGGGGAAGGGCAAATCTTGTGGCAAGCGTGCTTGCCTTTTTCAACAAAGATTTGGTTTCTAATAGCATTGGACTACAAAACGTAACCTTGTGTTTAGAACAATGATCACATGCTGTGGCTCATGATTCATTCAACGTCCTTTCTATTTTGTGAGATGCTGATAGTCTGTTAATGTTCATAAACCTTTTTCAACAAAGATTTGGTTACAAACATCACAAGTCTAAAAGAATTTTAGTAACTTTGCAGCCGTGATGCAATCGGACGGATTCGATTATCTCAAGGAAAGCTGCCCAGCTGTTCTTACTGAGCTACTGCAATATGTGGCAAGAGTGACCGAGCACAACGTCCTCGCTTCTGGATTCGGGAATATGACCTTTTTAGATGGCAGCGATCTGAATGGAAGACGTGTGAAGCAAAGGTTATATTGACCCGAACGATGAACGATGAACGATGGGAAGCAGCAAATGGCAAGGGAAACCATTGGCCTATTAGGattacacaatttttttttctttttcatgtatTCAATTCATGCTCTCTCTCTATTCTTGtatgaattataaattagtGTTCCTATTTTGTTGATGCTTTGTTTAAGTCAAATGAAGTAACATTGGCCAAGTCTGTGGTCTTGGAAGCCCCCNGaacaacaaggaaaaaaaaaaaaaaaaaaaaaagcacctAACTCCGAGTCGGTGGGCCAAACACTATACACATTTATCTGCTCGTGGtgaacttgagctgttatatatatatatagttaaagTTAAAACCCATAGCAAGAATCGGTTCACGTAGAAATGGACGTATTAGCTCACGTAAAAGTACGCGTAAAATACCAAAGGGCGTTATTCATGTTCAAGCAAGTTTCAACAATACAATTGTGACTGTTACANttatatatatatatatatatatatatatatatatatatatatataacaagtaaatataatatggtctatctttttttattttaaaaataaaaaaatcaaatttcaaattaacattattcttaaaattctCTAAGAATGTCAACGACTGAAAGGAACGTGGTCACCtatttaagatattaaaatcTAACGAATTTCTCGATAATCCTATATTATAAGGTTGGGTAGTCATCTCTCTTGATACGTGTGACacttgttggatgatgaaaatctcacatcggctaatttagggaatgatcatgggtttataaacaaagaatactctctccattggtatgaacccttttggggaaacccaaagcaaagccaccagagcttatgctcaaggtggacaatatcataccattgtggagagttgtgttcgtctaacaacaCCCAAGTAAAGGAGTATACGAACGAACCCAAACCACATTTGATAGTCTTAATATTGTGTAACTGAGTTCGAACactctaaaatattaaatattttttttttaaaaaaagaaagaaatgtcctttgaataaaaataaggtCACACTTAGAATAGGAAAGAGACGTTCAAAAGTGCACATGAACTAGATTATATGTGTGGCTAGATCGTCGGcgacatttatttattatactaTAAAGTCAAgtgtataatatatttaatttcatatatgtCTTTTAAACTCATATCATTATTgattatcataattatttctaaaaaaaaaaaaaaaaaaaactttataagaGTGCAAACCATCATTTCTCAAATGATTCGAACCCACTTGgccattcaatttcaaacccCCTTTAAATGCCTTCATCAATATCAAAACCCCACTCGATCCcatcccaaaatttaaaattattatatggtCTGCTTCAGCTCGTTACGTGtcatatcccacattggttggggaggagaacaaaccaccatttataaaggtctggaaaccttccccttcccttagtagacgcattttaaagctttgagggaaagtccgaaagggcaagcccaaagaggacaatatctgctagtggtggatctgagctgttacaaatggtatcagagccagacaccggacgctGGGCCttaaaggggggtggatttgggagtggtcccacatcgattggaggaaggaaagagtgtcagcgagaacgctggccccgggggtggattgtgatgtcctgctagcggtgaatctgggttgttacattaCGTCGCTTACATACCattcggtgtctagctctgatatcattagtaacaaaagtttatataaatagGATTTCCACCTAATAttgggataaaaaaaaaaatccaacatCTATGAATATAATGGCtttaattatatgtttgaCTAAAGTAAGTTGGTAGCAAGGATTATGATTATTAGTGGTATAAGATAatgttaaataatttcatttcctAATCATTACTGGGCCCATCGCACGTGCTCatcccattttcattttcatgttttcatatttattttattatatggttAAAACTATAGGTCaaagattataatttttttagtatatgaTATTGAGATAATTATTCAATCATTTAATCAAAGTGACCCACTAAGCTTGTTTAAAGCtggaaaagaataagaaatatcactaaaaaagaaagaaaagacagTTCTTGTTAAATGATGTTTCCATTAAAGAATGGTGGGGTCCACaagaactaaattttaattgttcattataattaagattagtttattaattatatgtaAATAATTAAGGATTACAAACTAATTATCGAATCTAATGTGGTTTCTACTAATGTTATAGTGCAAAGAGAATAAAGTattatgaatatataaattatttaaaatattaattgtcaatcaaatttgtgggactttacatttaaatatttttgttcgGTTCCAAGATGCCTCTCTCAACTTTCTGTCACTCAACAAAATTGGAAAtccacaaaataattttaaaaagtttcgaCGCTCGAGTAAAAGATGGAAATTGAGATATTATTCGAATAAAAGTGATAACGGGTCTGCTTTTGTTTCTGTCTGTACCTGTGCTCGCCTAAAAAATCAGTTTGAGAAATGATGGGTCGGTTGTGGGAGGTAGGGATTCGTATCAGGTTGAAATGACGTTGTTAGTGTGGTACCTTTAAGACAACTCTCAACCCTGTAAAGAGAGGTAATCTACCTGTGGTCGCCTAAAAAATCAGCTTGAGAAATGATGGGTCAGTTGTGGGAGGTAGAGATTCGTATCAGATTGGAATGACACTGTTAGTGTGGTACTTCTAGAACTGGCAGCTCTCGACCCTGTAAAGAGAGGTAATCCACTTGTGCTCGCCTAAAAAATCAGCTTGAGAAATGATGGGTTGGTTGTGGTAGGTAGGGATTCATATCAGGTTGGAATGACGCTGTTAGTGTGGTACCTCTGGGACGGCAGCTCTCGACCCTATAAAGAGAGGTAATCCACTTGTGCTTGCCTAAAAATCAGCTTGAGAAATGATGGGTCGGTTGTGGGAGGTAGGGATTCGTATCAAGTTGGAATGACGTTGTTAGTGTGGTACCTCTAGGACTAGCAACTCTCGACCCTGTAAAGAGAGTTAATCCACCTGTGCTCGCCTAAAAAATCAGCTTGAGAAATGATGAGTCGGTTGTGGGAGGTAGGGATCCGTATCAGGTTGGAATGATGCTGTTAGTGTGGTACCTCTAGGACTGGCAACTCTCAACCCTGTAAAGAGAGGTAATCTACCTATGCTCACCTAAAAAGTCAGCTTGAGAAATGATGGGTCGGTTGTGGGAGGTAGGGATTCGTATCAGGTTGGAATGACGATGTTAGTG is part of the Cucurbita pepo subsp. pepo cultivar mu-cu-16 chromosome LG03, ASM280686v2, whole genome shotgun sequence genome and encodes:
- the LOC111789667 gene encoding BTB/POZ and MATH domain-containing protein 2-like isoform X1, with the translated sequence MGTIKPFRESSKASLNSSHPPPVTSSTARFETVNVSHDFKINGYSLNKGMGIGKYITSDTFVVGGYEWAIYFYPDGKSMEDNAAYVSIFIALVSDGADVRALFELTLFDQSGKGNHKVHSHFERRLESGPYTLKYRGSMWGYKRYFKRTVLESSDYLKDDCLSFKCVVGVVKSQTEGPKIYSITAPPSDIGQQFGKLLESRKCADVNFEVDGEIFAAHKLVIAARSPVFRAQLFGPLKDKDTRCIKVEDIEAPVFKALLHFMYWDNLPDMLELVGANSRWASTLMAQHLLAAADRYALDRLKLLCEAKLCEDIAINTVATTLALAEQHHCFQLKAACLRFIAMPENLKAVMQSDGFDYLKESCPAVLTELLQYVARVTEHNVLASGFGNMTFLDGSDLNGRRVKQRLY
- the LOC111789667 gene encoding BTB/POZ and MATH domain-containing protein 2-like isoform X2, with the protein product MGTIKPFRESSKASLNSSHPPPVTSSTARFETVNVSHDFKINGYSLNKGMGIGKYITSDTFVVGGYEWAIYFYPDGKSMEDNAAYVSIFIALVSDGADVRALFELTLFDQSGKGNHKVHSHFERRLESGPYTLKYRGSMWGYKRYFKRTVLESSDYLKDDCLSFKCVVGVVKSQTEGPKIYSITAPPSDIGQQFGKLLESRKCADVNFEVDGEIFAAHKLVIAARSPVFRAQLFGPLKDKDTRCIKVEDIEAPVFKALLHFMYWDNLPDMLELVGANSRWASTLMAQHLLAAADRYALDRLKLLCEAKLCEDIAINTVATTLALAEQHHCFQLKAACLRFIAMPENLKVTLQP